The Candidatus Zixiibacteriota bacterium region AGATCGGCTTCCTCGAAGGCTGCTTTCTTGGTTTCATACTCCTGAAACGATACCAATTGCTTATCTCTGAGGGTCTGGTGTCGATCATACTCCCGCTTGGCGTTGTCGCAGGCCACTTGATATATCTCCACCTGTCGCTTGGCTTCGGCAAACTCCATCGGTGTCGGATCGGGCGCAATCTCAAACAGCGGATCACCGACTTTGACGTGATCACCGATGTCGACGAAGATCTTGCCGACGATACCGGGGATTTTCGATTTGATAGTGTTCTCTTTTTTGGGCTCGATTTGTCCGACGGCCAGTGCCTTATCGACTATACTGCCGCGCTCAACAGCGACCGTTTTGAGAACGTCCTGCTTTTTGGCTGATCCGTCGATGGCAAAGAACAGCACCAGGCCGACCACGGTTACACCCATAACGGCCAAGAGTATCTTCTTTAACATGAATTGTCTCTCCGAAAAATGTGTTCACGTCTGCATTTGCGCCTGCTGTAGTTAGTACGTTGCGCCCCCTCAATTGTTTCAGAACCTGATCTGACCGGTGGCTTGACAAAAGCGGGCCGAAAAGCCATCTTGTCCCGACCGGAGACCACCATAATATGAACAAACCAGAGCTACAACCCGACGGCCTGAGTTTCAAACCGGTTACACCGCCTCGCTGGGATGATTTCGTAAAACTGTTCGGTCAGAGCGGCGCCTGCGGCGGTTGTTGGTGTATGCACTGGCGGTTTCAGGCCAAGGAGTTTGCCCGGAAAAAGGGAGCCGGCAACAAGCGAGCCATGAAAAAAATAGTGATGTCCGGCCAGATACCTGGCCTGCTGGCCTACCTCGGAGACGAACCGATTGGATGGTGTGCGGTGGCGCCGCGCGACGTTTTTGTGCGGTTGGAGCGATCCCGTTATTTCAAACCGGTCGACACCAGACAAGTCTGGTCCATTTCTTGTCTCTTCGTTGCTAAAACCCATCGTGCCCAGGGAGTGAGTGTCGCCCTCTTGAAGGCGGCGGTCGCACACGTACAGAAGCAAGGTGGCAGAATCGTCGAAGGTTATCCGGTGGAGCCTGACAAGAAATGGCCCGATGCTTTCGCCTGGACCG contains the following coding sequences:
- a CDS encoding GNAT family N-acetyltransferase, with the protein product MNKPELQPDGLSFKPVTPPRWDDFVKLFGQSGACGGCWCMHWRFQAKEFARKKGAGNKRAMKKIVMSGQIPGLLAYLGDEPIGWCAVAPRDVFVRLERSRYFKPVDTRQVWSISCLFVAKTHRAQGVSVALLKAAVAHVQKQGGRIVEGYPVEPDKKWPDAFAWTGTTSAYIKAGFKEVLRRGPTRPIMRCCLA